In Hallerella succinigenes, the following are encoded in one genomic region:
- a CDS encoding carbohydrate-binding domain-containing protein — MKYFSKKLSLAASTAFGCVALFGCSSSDSNNAASTTGMTSVESAVDVCGDYTAYEDGLGNTYCIDKTTGAVIYSVLVDGSIVYTTLEESSAASSDASSTDVGTSSASTASNAVCGETTNPTSIVGDLYFYSDASGSYYYNITDASCTKVYLTVASSSSAAEVTSSETLATSSATATSSTTGVTTSSSSIASTGSTPVVTFSTSGVSVENNNNCVEIDGSVVKILCAGIYYFSGTSNDGQIMVTASTEDKVYLYLNGLTLTSSDAPIYSQSSDKTFIVAVSGTINTLKDGNSRTNVYSYTKDGETKTDTTGAVIYAKDDLTIKGSGTLNVTGNYNNGIHTTKDLKIKYDDEFGGAPTITVTTKNHALKGKNSVAIDGGTLTLTTSEGDGIKSDEDDATELAEGKGYIEITGGKITVNSGDKGIKASNYILIDDSVSVPTLTVVASGDSAKALKADSSIYIYAGTLNLTSKKDDGIHANANVYLEGGTVTVSALDDGVHADNNLYLNGATVNVTTSTEAFEGVYIYANAGITAVYGTDDGWNAAGGSKNEGASASTGNSWGGNMGGGAISTSVGYIVITGGYHYISVSGNDVDVLDANGTATQTGGVLILEILSRSGSSSGNLGGSGWGGGTGSGSCSTNQAGGLIDTDNGYTITGGVLLGFGSQTEEYPSCTATSYTNSNYYGSSSAAFKPQGSGSMIIYGGSVTSVSVVDVSSMTAVNFPNGLTYYYK; from the coding sequence ATGAAATACTTTTCTAAGAAATTATCTCTCGCTGCGTCTACCGCATTTGGCTGTGTAGCCCTTTTTGGTTGTAGCAGTTCGGATTCGAATAACGCAGCTTCTACAACGGGTATGACTTCGGTAGAATCCGCTGTCGACGTCTGTGGCGACTATACCGCTTATGAAGACGGCCTCGGCAATACGTACTGCATAGATAAGACGACGGGCGCCGTGATCTATTCTGTACTTGTGGATGGTTCGATCGTTTATACAACGTTGGAGGAATCTTCAGCGGCTTCATCTGACGCATCTTCGACGGATGTCGGCACAAGTTCTGCATCGACGGCTTCGAATGCCGTTTGCGGTGAAACGACGAATCCGACTTCGATCGTGGGCGATCTCTACTTCTACAGCGATGCTTCTGGTTCTTACTATTACAACATTACCGATGCGAGCTGCACCAAGGTCTATTTGACGGTCGCTTCTTCTTCGAGCGCTGCTGAAGTGACTTCGAGTGAAACGCTGGCCACATCTTCGGCAACCGCAACTTCGAGCACAACAGGGGTGACAACTTCTTCGTCTTCGATCGCTTCAACGGGTTCGACCCCGGTGGTGACCTTCTCCACTTCGGGCGTAAGTGTTGAAAATAACAACAACTGCGTGGAAATCGATGGCTCTGTGGTGAAGATTCTTTGCGCGGGCATCTATTACTTCTCTGGAACTTCGAATGACGGCCAGATTATGGTGACGGCTTCAACAGAAGATAAGGTGTATCTCTACTTAAACGGCCTTACTCTTACGAGTAGCGATGCCCCGATTTATTCTCAGTCTTCGGACAAGACGTTCATTGTGGCGGTGAGCGGAACGATCAACACCTTGAAAGATGGCAACTCTCGCACGAATGTCTATAGCTACACGAAGGACGGAGAAACGAAAACAGATACGACCGGCGCTGTGATCTACGCCAAGGATGACTTGACCATCAAAGGTTCCGGTACGTTGAACGTGACGGGTAACTATAACAACGGTATTCATACAACGAAGGATTTGAAGATCAAGTATGACGACGAATTCGGCGGTGCTCCGACGATTACTGTGACGACCAAGAATCACGCTCTCAAGGGCAAAAACTCGGTCGCAATCGACGGTGGTACTTTGACTTTGACGACTTCGGAAGGTGACGGCATCAAGTCCGATGAAGACGATGCAACGGAACTTGCGGAAGGCAAGGGCTACATCGAAATCACGGGCGGTAAGATTACAGTGAATTCTGGGGACAAAGGCATCAAGGCTTCGAACTACATCCTGATTGATGACAGCGTCAGTGTTCCGACTTTGACGGTGGTTGCCTCGGGAGACTCGGCAAAGGCTTTGAAGGCAGATAGCTCGATCTATATCTACGCAGGTACTTTGAATCTGACTTCGAAGAAGGATGACGGTATTCATGCGAATGCGAACGTCTACCTCGAAGGCGGTACGGTGACGGTTAGCGCTCTCGATGACGGCGTTCATGCGGACAACAATCTTTACTTGAACGGCGCGACTGTCAATGTGACAACTTCCACGGAAGCTTTCGAAGGCGTGTACATTTATGCGAATGCGGGTATTACGGCTGTTTACGGCACGGATGACGGTTGGAATGCTGCAGGTGGTTCAAAGAATGAAGGCGCAAGCGCTTCGACTGGCAACAGTTGGGGCGGTAATATGGGCGGTGGCGCAATCTCTACGAGCGTGGGTTACATCGTGATCACCGGCGGTTATCACTATATCAGTGTTTCGGGCAATGATGTGGACGTCTTGGATGCAAACGGTACGGCTACACAGACCGGTGGAGTGTTGATTCTTGAAATACTGTCTCGCTCTGGAAGTTCTAGCGGCAATTTGGGCGGTAGCGGTTGGGGCGGTGGCACGGGTTCGGGTTCCTGCTCGACAAATCAGGCTGGTGGACTCATCGATACGGATAACGGCTACACCATTACGGGTGGCGTGCTGCTCGGATTCGGTAGCCAGACAGAAGAATATCCGTCTTGCACGGCAACGTCCTATACGAATTCGAACTACTACGGTTCTAGCAGCGCAGCTTTTAAGCCGCAGGGATCTGGAAGCATGATCATCTACGGTGGAAGTGTGACTTCTGTCTCCGTGGTGGACGTCTCTTCGATGACCGCAGTAAACTTCCCGAATGGCCTGACTTACTACTACAAGTAG
- a CDS encoding carbohydrate-binding domain-containing protein has translation MNQKMSSLKWICAASAFAFLAACSSSDSGSNANSEESSSSTESSVDVSSADNAAESSSADGATSSAALTSSTSSASDSDASTATDTDTLSTSTWLAWDTPTSPTAASYSAPDSAVIVTLAESGFTVTNAGTKSVSVVDNKLVVGSAGLYVFSGTMSDGQILVTVDENSTVEFVFNGVMLGNSENAPVFLVSGDKLKIELAEGSTNILSDARNYRYMAVGTYTEADSVPKACLYGREDLTLKGNGTLYVTGNYNNGIHTKADLIINDSPTIYVNTVNNAIKGNRSVRINEGGSYYLRTGDGSGISSDKETDSTKGRVCIKAGTYTMDVGNNGIKAFYMDSIAGGSYTIHSADDAVQGSTVMIFDGTFHVESGDEGFNAKSAMYLRGGSATVTKSSKPFISTSEMVVSGGSWFGLGGGYMKTMIPSEATAYTVAAQLPADITSGATVTIENASGTTVYSATAGKNISSIYASSADFAAGTYTVYADGAAVCSFTFTADSYVASTCTAD, from the coding sequence ATGAATCAAAAAATGTCATCTCTCAAATGGATTTGCGCCGCATCGGCTTTTGCCTTCCTCGCGGCTTGTTCCTCTTCTGACTCGGGTTCAAATGCGAATTCGGAAGAGTCTTCCAGCAGTACAGAATCCTCTGTAGATGTGTCCTCTGCGGATAATGCGGCGGAATCTTCTTCTGCAGACGGTGCGACATCAAGCGCGGCGCTCACTTCTTCGACCTCTTCGGCTTCAGATTCCGATGCATCCACTGCGACGGATACAGATACGCTCAGCACGAGCACCTGGCTCGCCTGGGATACTCCGACTTCTCCGACGGCGGCTTCTTATTCTGCACCGGATTCCGCTGTGATTGTGACACTTGCAGAAAGCGGCTTTACGGTAACGAATGCGGGAACGAAATCCGTTTCGGTGGTAGATAATAAGCTGGTCGTTGGAAGCGCTGGTCTTTATGTGTTCAGCGGCACGATGAGCGATGGCCAGATCTTGGTGACCGTCGATGAAAATTCCACAGTGGAATTTGTTTTCAACGGAGTGATGCTCGGCAACTCCGAAAATGCTCCGGTCTTCCTTGTCAGCGGAGACAAGTTGAAAATTGAACTGGCCGAAGGTTCGACGAATATCCTGTCTGATGCTCGTAACTATCGTTACATGGCGGTCGGCACTTATACGGAAGCCGATTCGGTTCCGAAGGCTTGTCTCTATGGTCGTGAAGACTTGACCCTCAAGGGAAACGGTACTTTGTATGTGACCGGTAATTACAACAACGGTATTCATACGAAGGCGGACTTGATTATTAACGACAGCCCGACGATTTATGTGAATACGGTAAACAACGCAATCAAGGGTAATCGCTCTGTCCGCATCAACGAAGGCGGTTCCTACTACTTGCGCACCGGTGATGGTTCGGGCATTTCTTCGGACAAGGAAACGGATTCGACAAAGGGTCGCGTCTGCATCAAGGCGGGAACCTATACGATGGACGTGGGAAATAACGGTATCAAGGCGTTCTACATGGACTCGATTGCTGGCGGCTCTTACACGATCCACTCCGCAGATGATGCTGTCCAGGGTTCTACGGTGATGATTTTTGACGGCACTTTTCATGTGGAATCGGGCGACGAAGGCTTTAATGCCAAGTCTGCGATGTACCTGCGTGGCGGTTCTGCAACGGTCACCAAGAGTTCAAAACCGTTTATTTCGACTTCTGAGATGGTTGTCTCTGGCGGTAGCTGGTTCGGCCTCGGTGGCGGTTACATGAAAACGATGATTCCGTCAGAAGCGACTGCCTATACGGTGGCAGCCCAGCTTCCGGCGGACATCACAAGCGGAGCAACGGTGACAATCGAAAACGCTTCCGGTACGACGGTTTACTCCGCAACGGCTGGCAAGAATATTTCCTCGATTTACGCTTCTTCCGCAGACTTTGCCGCAGGAACGTATACCGTCTATGCGGATGGTGCAGCGGTCTGCTCCTTCACCTTCACAGCGGATTCTTACGTCGCATCGACCTGCACGGCTGACTAA
- the tsaD gene encoding tRNA (adenosine(37)-N6)-threonylcarbamoyltransferase complex transferase subunit TsaD produces MIWLGIESSCDETACAILRDDPLEILSNPLYSQIQEHAKYGGVVPEVAARAHLEKITTICQKAIDEAKISLKDIDAIAFTRGPGLMGPLLVGASFARGLARDLNIPAYGINHLEGHLSAAWLTEQDLEPPYLTLTVSGGHTELVVEEPGFKYTLLGRTRDDAAGEAFDKSGILIGLQYPAGSTISKLAKGKNRKFHNFPRALKNEDNGEFSFSGLKTAVRRYVESNSPEFIQENLGDIAASLEDAIIDSLVAKTIWALKKTGFKTLIVGGGVSANGLLRERLGKYCESHGIRLAFPTLYNSTDNGAMIAAAAIRRARAGMLPETSTEVKPWLPLAI; encoded by the coding sequence ATGATTTGGCTCGGAATTGAATCCAGCTGCGACGAAACCGCCTGCGCAATTCTGCGTGACGATCCGCTTGAAATTTTATCGAATCCGCTTTACAGCCAGATTCAAGAACATGCAAAATACGGCGGAGTCGTTCCTGAAGTCGCAGCCCGCGCCCACTTGGAAAAGATTACGACGATTTGCCAAAAAGCGATCGACGAAGCCAAAATTTCTTTGAAGGATATCGACGCGATTGCCTTTACCCGTGGTCCGGGCCTGATGGGGCCGCTGCTTGTCGGGGCAAGCTTTGCCCGCGGACTCGCCCGCGATCTGAACATTCCAGCTTACGGCATTAACCATTTGGAAGGCCACCTTTCTGCGGCATGGCTCACGGAACAGGATTTGGAGCCTCCTTATTTGACGCTCACCGTTTCTGGTGGTCACACAGAACTCGTCGTGGAAGAACCGGGCTTTAAGTACACGCTTCTCGGCAGAACCCGCGACGACGCCGCAGGCGAAGCCTTTGACAAGAGCGGCATACTCATCGGTCTTCAATACCCGGCAGGTTCCACCATCAGTAAGCTCGCCAAGGGCAAAAACCGCAAGTTCCACAACTTTCCCCGCGCCCTCAAAAACGAGGACAACGGAGAATTTTCCTTCAGCGGACTCAAGACCGCTGTCCGCCGTTACGTGGAATCGAATTCGCCGGAATTTATCCAGGAGAACTTGGGCGACATCGCCGCTTCCCTCGAAGATGCGATTATCGACAGCCTCGTGGCAAAGACAATCTGGGCTTTGAAAAAGACCGGTTTCAAGACTTTGATCGTGGGCGGAGGCGTTTCTGCAAACGGACTTCTCCGTGAACGCCTTGGCAAATACTGTGAAAGCCACGGCATTCGCCTCGCCTTCCCAACTCTTTACAACAGCACCGATAACGGCGCGATGATCGCCGCAGCCGCGATTCGCCGTGCCCGAGCAGGAATGCTCCCTGAAACTTCGACGGAAGTCAAGCCGTGGCTTCCGCTCGCCATATAA
- a CDS encoding YbbR-like domain-containing protein has protein sequence MKHIGLKIIACIFGIALWFYVVSARVTEIDIQVPLVFTRLPETLAIASRPAQKITITVKGTAIDLIRLKRSSESAAKILVDLHDAELGLERIILSEDNFIAPDFPNIHYQSANQIAALEVEIDTRISRTIPVHLKGAFDAKDGYTIIGVPTPDPDTISISGAREALTRIFEIQTEEIKKQNLEADETFNVPLDFSKLPPYVFPSDSFAKVPVSVQPLVRKSFTSVPVQLIGLYDRSQYLLEPSIATVEVSGGQGVLSDIKKKDILLFIEFNRFAIEDADSLEPTVRISSDVKSFQVRPEKFYLKKKVPVVPEADPANDSTKASPSAPADSQKTVLTENAK, from the coding sequence ATGAAACACATCGGTCTTAAAATCATCGCTTGTATTTTCGGCATTGCCCTGTGGTTTTATGTTGTCTCCGCGAGAGTCACGGAAATCGACATCCAGGTTCCGCTGGTTTTCACCCGTTTACCTGAAACCCTCGCCATTGCCTCCCGCCCGGCTCAAAAAATCACGATTACCGTCAAGGGAACAGCGATCGACCTGATCCGTCTCAAAAGATCTAGCGAATCTGCCGCAAAAATTCTCGTCGACTTGCACGATGCAGAACTCGGCCTTGAACGGATTATCCTTTCCGAAGACAACTTTATCGCTCCGGACTTTCCAAACATCCATTACCAGAGCGCAAACCAGATCGCCGCCTTGGAAGTCGAAATCGATACCCGCATTTCGAGGACGATTCCGGTCCACCTAAAAGGCGCCTTCGACGCGAAGGACGGTTACACGATCATCGGCGTTCCAACACCGGATCCAGACACGATCAGCATTTCTGGCGCCCGTGAAGCATTGACCCGCATCTTTGAAATCCAGACGGAAGAAATCAAAAAGCAGAATCTTGAAGCGGATGAGACCTTTAATGTTCCTCTTGACTTCTCCAAGCTTCCGCCCTATGTTTTCCCAAGCGACAGCTTTGCCAAGGTTCCGGTTTCCGTACAACCTTTGGTCCGCAAATCCTTTACAAGCGTTCCGGTACAGCTGATCGGTCTTTACGACCGCAGCCAATATTTACTTGAACCGTCGATCGCCACCGTCGAAGTTTCCGGCGGACAAGGCGTTCTTTCCGACATCAAAAAGAAAGACATTCTGCTCTTCATCGAATTCAACCGCTTCGCAATCGAAGATGCCGACAGTCTCGAACCAACCGTCCGCATCAGCAGCGACGTGAAGAGCTTCCAGGTTCGCCCGGAAAAATTCTATCTCAAAAAGAAGGTCCCTGTCGTTCCAGAAGCCGATCCGGCAAACGATTCGACAAAGGCAAGCCCAAGTGCACCGGCTGATTCGCAAAAAACGGTGCTGACGGAGAATGCAAAATGA
- a CDS encoding cell division protein FtsX, with translation MFSQIRYLISESFRGWKEHHTVVFPSLVTIFLCAVLLGLSGAFLLGAYRLSSVEERLYRVEAFLKNPVSMDSVQKLQNELLQIKQLDSVIYKSPDSAMQDFKKRFSGEMLALVNGNPLPASFVMNLAPRYRQPSLLHEVVLLVKKNPAFDAVESPTSFVDRITEWKFSMIFWPIATTVLIFVTLFLIIGNAVRLSLFSRKLLVENIQYAGGSAFFIEFPFLMEGIMQGVFASGIAALLLGFAERSLIQEIPVLEYYLSGYSVLLVLVVVAVTLVSVYSSYRSVRRFLKRDVSEN, from the coding sequence GTGTTCAGTCAGATCCGTTATCTAATTTCCGAATCGTTTCGTGGTTGGAAAGAACATCATACGGTTGTCTTTCCGTCCTTGGTTACGATTTTCCTTTGCGCCGTGCTTTTGGGGCTCTCGGGCGCGTTTTTGCTGGGAGCCTATCGCCTTTCAAGCGTAGAGGAGCGTCTTTACCGCGTCGAGGCTTTTTTGAAGAATCCGGTTTCGATGGATTCCGTTCAAAAATTGCAAAATGAGTTGCTCCAGATCAAACAATTGGACTCGGTTATTTACAAGAGCCCGGATTCGGCGATGCAGGATTTTAAGAAGCGCTTTTCGGGCGAGATGCTCGCCCTTGTAAACGGCAATCCTCTCCCGGCTTCTTTTGTGATGAATTTAGCCCCGCGTTACCGCCAACCGTCGCTTTTGCACGAAGTGGTTTTGCTTGTGAAAAAGAATCCCGCATTTGATGCCGTGGAATCGCCGACTTCTTTTGTGGACAGGATTACGGAATGGAAGTTTTCGATGATCTTTTGGCCCATTGCGACGACCGTGCTGATTTTTGTGACGCTCTTTTTGATCATTGGCAATGCGGTGCGTCTATCTCTCTTTTCGAGAAAGCTCTTGGTGGAAAACATCCAGTATGCGGGAGGTTCTGCGTTCTTCATCGAATTCCCGTTTTTGATGGAAGGCATTATGCAGGGCGTTTTTGCAAGCGGCATTGCCGCCTTGCTGCTCGGCTTTGCGGAGCGCTCCTTGATACAAGAAATCCCGGTTTTGGAATATTACCTTTCGGGGTATAGCGTACTGCTCGTTTTGGTAGTCGTTGCGGTAACTCTCGTTTCTGTCTATTCGAGCTATCGCAGCGTGCGCAGATTCTTGAAACGGGATGTTTCTGAAAATTAG
- a CDS encoding murein hydrolase activator EnvC family protein translates to MLMRRLFVLFVLLSLVAAPSFATRKSTSSQLAKQRAELKKLESNLAKQRQKVKLLESEEKGVLNTIAILDENLNRTKEYVQLLAKNESTVKTSLSEINRTLDSLDREIALRNEAMRLRIRELYIHGDMGTVEEILAALRGETSPDGQIYYVNRLLSEDREKVEKLSWLLRERSLKKREASNRLSELHTLQSKKAAEEEGLKTQIQTQGSVLATVQKSKNLQRRAIQEIERNQKTILSLIRQLEKKRASEIAQAKKAKQKKKKLDKSSKPLVKLPKEPVKPIGPKCMPLDGSVISEYGMHEHPVLHIMTRNLGVEIRGKKGAKIKSAAAGTVAMVTEIDGRGPSVIVEHEGGVYSVYGHMSAIRVKEGDKVKNCQDLGTVGDIGSLNGIKLYFQVSEGTETVDPLRWLRTK, encoded by the coding sequence ATGTTGATGCGTCGCCTGTTTGTTCTGTTCGTTTTGCTTTCGCTTGTTGCGGCTCCGTCGTTTGCAACAAGAAAATCTACCAGTTCGCAACTGGCCAAGCAACGTGCGGAATTAAAAAAGCTCGAATCGAACCTCGCCAAACAGCGTCAAAAGGTCAAACTTCTCGAATCCGAAGAAAAGGGTGTGCTCAACACGATTGCGATTCTCGACGAAAACTTAAACCGCACCAAGGAATATGTCCAACTGCTCGCCAAAAACGAGTCTACCGTTAAAACGTCCCTCTCGGAAATCAACCGCACCCTGGATTCTCTCGACCGTGAAATCGCTCTTCGCAACGAAGCGATGCGCTTGCGCATCCGCGAACTTTACATCCACGGCGACATGGGAACTGTAGAAGAAATTCTCGCCGCCCTTCGAGGCGAAACTTCTCCAGACGGCCAAATCTATTATGTGAACCGTCTGCTTTCGGAAGACAGGGAAAAGGTGGAAAAGCTCTCCTGGCTGTTGCGGGAACGCTCCTTGAAAAAGCGCGAAGCTTCGAACCGCCTTTCGGAACTGCATACCCTGCAGAGCAAAAAGGCGGCGGAAGAAGAAGGTTTGAAAACACAGATTCAGACGCAGGGAAGCGTCCTTGCGACTGTGCAAAAAAGCAAGAATTTGCAACGCCGGGCCATTCAGGAAATCGAACGCAACCAGAAGACCATACTCTCGCTCATTCGACAGCTCGAAAAGAAGCGAGCTAGCGAAATTGCCCAGGCAAAAAAAGCGAAACAGAAAAAGAAAAAACTCGACAAGTCTTCGAAACCGCTCGTCAAGCTTCCGAAGGAACCGGTGAAACCGATCGGTCCCAAGTGCATGCCTTTGGACGGTTCTGTGATTAGCGAATACGGAATGCATGAACATCCGGTGCTGCATATCATGACGCGCAATTTGGGCGTTGAAATCCGTGGCAAGAAGGGGGCTAAGATCAAATCGGCAGCCGCCGGAACGGTGGCGATGGTGACGGAAATCGATGGCCGAGGACCTTCTGTTATCGTGGAACATGAAGGCGGTGTTTACTCTGTATATGGTCACATGAGCGCCATTCGTGTGAAAGAAGGCGACAAAGTCAAAAATTGCCAAGATCTTGGAACGGTCGGCGATATCGGTTCGCTAAATGGAATTAAATTGTACTTCCAAGTGAGCGAGGGCACCGAAACGGTGGATCCTTTGCGATGGTTGAGAACAAAATGA
- a CDS encoding DNA polymerase III subunit delta', with protein sequence MTKYCLQGPESQKGARQLLVNALVENRFPQAVLIEGERGIGKKALAIELAKTLCCTEENAPCGHCFGCKLAMDPGNVQSWVLPLETSEANAKSASSVSENSKAKTVEDFKAGYVSEIFKNPYSTTIVSNVAQISVDQIRNMTSQFSRASDGVRVVIIAEADRMNDAAANALLKTLEEVPTNTYFILTSSLAGRLLQTIRSRCLSLRLPPLSTTEVKEIVKNTTGETISPDALGMALGSPGMAMYYNENIAENETIAFDFLKDSVEGNYSDLFFELDKTFPRGAEGVDAAVMMLDVLNFMLSDALRLYAGEPVRLADRRESLEQLNLGRLGTEALEKAILDVNETSAKIAGRKNSVTVALQTLAIGLFEGYKR encoded by the coding sequence ATGACGAAGTATTGCTTGCAAGGTCCGGAATCCCAAAAAGGCGCTCGACAGCTCCTTGTGAATGCGCTTGTGGAAAATCGATTCCCGCAGGCAGTCCTTATCGAAGGCGAACGCGGAATCGGTAAAAAGGCGCTCGCGATTGAACTCGCCAAAACGCTTTGCTGCACCGAAGAGAATGCTCCCTGCGGGCATTGCTTCGGCTGTAAGCTTGCCATGGATCCGGGAAACGTTCAAAGCTGGGTCTTGCCGTTAGAAACCTCCGAAGCGAATGCGAAGTCTGCAAGCTCTGTCAGCGAAAATTCCAAAGCGAAGACCGTGGAAGATTTTAAAGCAGGCTACGTCTCCGAAATTTTTAAGAATCCTTATTCGACGACTATCGTTTCGAACGTCGCCCAGATCTCGGTCGATCAGATCCGCAATATGACGTCGCAGTTTTCCCGTGCAAGCGATGGCGTGCGCGTGGTGATCATTGCCGAAGCGGACCGCATGAACGATGCCGCGGCGAATGCGCTTTTGAAAACGCTTGAAGAAGTCCCGACGAATACGTACTTCATTCTCACGTCTTCGCTTGCAGGACGCCTGTTGCAGACGATTCGCAGTCGTTGCCTGAGCCTGCGTCTTCCTCCGCTTTCGACTACGGAAGTGAAAGAAATAGTGAAGAATACGACCGGAGAAACAATTTCTCCAGATGCGCTTGGCATGGCTCTGGGTTCTCCGGGCATGGCGATGTATTATAATGAGAATATTGCCGAAAATGAAACGATCGCGTTTGACTTTTTAAAGGATAGCGTCGAAGGGAATTATTCCGATCTGTTTTTTGAACTGGATAAGACTTTTCCACGGGGTGCGGAAGGCGTTGATGCCGCCGTGATGATGCTTGATGTTTTGAATTTTATGCTGAGCGATGCGCTTCGCCTGTATGCGGGTGAACCGGTCCGTTTAGCGGATCGCCGGGAAAGTTTGGAACAGCTGAATCTGGGCCGCTTGGGTACTGAAGCTTTAGAAAAGGCGATCCTCGACGTCAATGAGACGTCAGCTAAAATCGCCGGACGAAAAAATTCTGTGACGGTCGCTTTGCAGACGCTCGCCATCGGTTTGTTCGAAGGGTATAAACGATGA
- the recJ gene encoding single-stranded-DNA-specific exonuclease RecJ, with translation MNAELLATSIAHQLDVPHLLARILVARGCMSVAQAYERLHSSPSHVLNPLSEEFPMHGMKEALEWIDQAKKSGEKLCIFGDYDMDGLTGTALLKRGLSEIGIDASWHLPCRFGTGSGYGLSKDIVDQMLSEGVKYLLTVDTGITANAEIEYAKSQGMLVMVIDHHEPSGDGLPPSDVLLDPCQEECRYPNKSLCGAGVSYKFIDALLKKEGKGSAEKYLDLVALGTLADLVEMTPENRYLTRRGLSMLLNSKWPGVRELCRRQLESSPCVGGQDVLFRIAPIMNAPGRMDKPDAALELLLCDKVSDASAILSRLSKYNDLRKKTEAEISMAAIAWVKERYGEEIPRVLVVDGKSWHPGVIGIVSAKVAQTFNRPAAVLTVENGIAQASARAVPGFNWHKALFEVRDLFLRWGGHANAAGFSLKEDDIPELRERLQKLADDQNYQADGEAKEEESERIPAALNEITPNFMAAVQELEPFGGKNPYPILFAENVQVEKLRELRGGHLQLKLSQSGSPVFPAIAFGMADAKKLIDRERKKVSVAFEPIWNVYNGSKSIQLLIKAICENPAH, from the coding sequence ATGAATGCGGAATTGCTAGCCACATCCATTGCGCACCAGTTGGACGTTCCGCATTTGCTCGCTCGAATTCTTGTGGCACGTGGCTGCATGTCGGTTGCGCAGGCTTACGAACGTTTGCACAGTTCTCCTTCCCATGTGTTGAATCCGCTGTCGGAAGAATTCCCGATGCACGGAATGAAGGAAGCTTTGGAATGGATCGACCAGGCTAAAAAGTCCGGGGAAAAGCTTTGCATTTTTGGCGACTATGACATGGACGGTCTTACGGGCACAGCGCTTTTAAAGCGTGGACTTTCCGAAATCGGAATCGATGCTTCTTGGCATTTGCCGTGCCGCTTTGGCACAGGTTCGGGCTACGGACTTTCCAAGGATATCGTGGACCAGATGCTTTCGGAAGGCGTCAAGTACCTTTTGACTGTCGATACGGGCATCACTGCGAATGCAGAAATTGAATATGCCAAGTCTCAAGGCATGCTTGTGATGGTCATCGACCACCACGAACCTTCGGGCGACGGCCTTCCTCCGAGCGATGTGCTATTGGACCCGTGCCAGGAAGAATGCCGCTATCCGAATAAGTCGCTTTGCGGTGCGGGAGTTTCGTACAAATTCATCGATGCCTTGCTGAAAAAAGAAGGCAAGGGCTCTGCGGAAAAATATCTAGACTTGGTCGCCTTGGGAACGCTTGCGGACCTCGTCGAAATGACGCCTGAAAATCGCTATTTGACGCGCCGCGGTCTTTCGATGCTTTTGAACAGCAAGTGGCCGGGCGTCAGGGAACTTTGCCGTCGTCAGTTGGAAAGTTCTCCCTGTGTCGGCGGTCAGGATGTGCTTTTCCGCATCGCTCCGATCATGAACGCTCCGGGCCGAATGGATAAACCGGATGCGGCGCTTGAACTTCTTTTGTGCGATAAGGTTTCGGATGCTTCGGCAATCCTTTCCCGTCTTTCGAAGTACAACGATCTGCGTAAAAAAACGGAAGCGGAAATTTCGATGGCAGCCATCGCTTGGGTCAAGGAACGTTATGGGGAAGAGATTCCTCGAGTCTTGGTCGTCGATGGAAAGTCCTGGCATCCGGGTGTCATCGGAATTGTTTCGGCTAAGGTTGCCCAAACCTTTAATCGACCTGCCGCCGTTCTCACGGTGGAAAATGGAATCGCCCAAGCTTCGGCTCGTGCGGTTCCGGGATTCAACTGGCATAAGGCTCTCTTTGAAGTGCGCGATCTTTTCTTGCGCTGGGGTGGACACGCCAACGCGGCGGGTTTCAGCTTGAAGGAAGACGACATTCCGGAACTGCGGGAACGTTTGCAAAAGCTCGCCGACGATCAGAATTACCAGGCAGATGGTGAAGCAAAGGAAGAAGAATCGGAACGCATTCCTGCGGCGCTGAATGAAATCACCCCGAATTTTATGGCGGCTGTGCAAGAACTGGAACCGTTCGGCGGAAAGAATCCTTACCCGATTCTCTTTGCCGAAAATGTGCAGGTGGAAAAGCTTCGCGAACTCCGCGGCGGCCATCTGCAGCTAAAGCTGTCCCAGAGTGGAAGTCCGGTGTTCCCGGCGATCGCCTTTGGAATGGCCGATGCGAAAAAGCTGATCGATCGCGAGCGCAAAAAAGTCTCGGTTGCCTTCGAACCGATCTGGAACGTTTACAACGGCAGCAAGAGCATTCAGCTTTTAATCAAGGCCATTTGCGAAAATCCGGCGCACTGA